From a single Nitrospiraceae bacterium genomic region:
- a CDS encoding DUF2330 domain-containing protein encodes MGQDNEKSRSGKTASWRDPRLYQIASLGTLLTYGLLWLHFDVSLAQIAITFGVTLLTQYAGTRLYKLPSFDPLSAFVSAVGLCIFLRTNVLFVVALAALIAIGSKFVIRWNKKHIFNPTNLALVVVIVSGLGWISPGQWGQVAWLGFLIACMGSLVVTRAARADVTLSFLAFYLGLLVTRALWLGDPLTIPLHQIESVTLLIFSFFMISDPKTTPNARAGRIFFTFLVAVAALFVQFVLWRPNGPLWGLIVCSPLVPLIDRMFPGSQYDWSRPSVGHPSTPLIVPVPSLPKEVVMTRPLVLALTFFIGLFFWSGSASAFCGFYVGKADTKLFNKASEVAIARHDDKTVITMANDFKGDVKEFALVVPVPTVLEKDQIHVGDTAVLKHLADYSAPRLVEYFDENPCLRYGLMERKMDALKSMPQAAAGKLERDRALGVTVEAQYTVGEYDILILSAKESAGLETWLTENGYRIPTGASSVLHSYLKQGLKFFVAKVNLTEQAKLGFTHLRPLQIAFESPKFVLPIRLGTVNADGTQELFVYFLTKQGRVETTNYRTVRLPEAQEIPLYVKDKFGDFYRDLFTQQVKRENERGVFLEYAWDMNWCDPCAANPLSAEELRGLGVFWQDNGGKMLRGQAQNVFLTRLHVRYDAIHFPEDLIFQETSDRSNFQARYILRHAWTGTDECPAAATYRQQLRERYEREAQTLATLTGWNIGDIRKAMNIAALPTSDDTKWYQRLWNN; translated from the coding sequence ATGGGACAGGACAACGAGAAAAGTCGATCGGGCAAGACCGCCAGTTGGCGCGACCCCCGCCTCTACCAGATCGCCAGCCTAGGTACGCTCCTGACTTACGGGCTGCTCTGGCTGCACTTCGATGTTTCGCTTGCACAGATCGCTATCACATTTGGCGTGACGCTACTCACACAATATGCCGGCACACGCCTCTATAAGCTGCCGTCGTTCGACCCTCTCAGCGCGTTCGTTTCAGCCGTGGGTCTCTGTATCTTCCTCCGGACTAACGTTCTTTTCGTCGTCGCCCTGGCTGCGCTCATCGCGATCGGTAGCAAATTCGTCATCCGCTGGAACAAGAAACACATCTTCAACCCGACGAACCTCGCGCTCGTCGTCGTCATCGTGAGCGGCCTTGGCTGGATCTCGCCGGGACAATGGGGACAGGTCGCCTGGCTCGGTTTTCTCATTGCCTGCATGGGTAGCCTCGTCGTCACTCGGGCGGCTCGGGCGGACGTCACGCTGTCATTCCTTGCCTTCTATCTTGGCCTGCTGGTCACACGGGCGCTGTGGCTCGGCGATCCCTTGACCATCCCGTTGCATCAAATCGAAAGCGTCACGCTGCTCATCTTTTCCTTCTTCATGATCTCGGACCCGAAGACCACGCCGAATGCTCGGGCTGGCCGCATTTTCTTCACCTTTCTGGTCGCGGTGGCTGCTCTCTTCGTGCAGTTCGTGTTGTGGCGTCCCAACGGGCCGCTCTGGGGGTTGATCGTGTGCTCGCCGCTGGTCCCGCTGATCGATCGCATGTTTCCCGGTTCCCAATACGATTGGTCCCGTCCTTCGGTCGGCCATCCCTCAACACCACTCATCGTCCCTGTTCCTTCATTACCAAAGGAGGTTGTTATGACACGCCCGCTCGTCCTTGCGCTGACGTTTTTCATCGGTCTGTTCTTTTGGAGTGGATCCGCTTCTGCTTTCTGCGGCTTCTATGTCGGCAAGGCCGACACGAAACTCTTCAACAAAGCGTCGGAGGTCGCTATCGCCCGTCATGACGACAAGACCGTTATCACGATGGCCAATGACTTCAAAGGCGACGTGAAGGAATTCGCATTGGTGGTGCCGGTGCCGACGGTGCTGGAGAAAGACCAAATTCATGTCGGCGACACGGCTGTCTTGAAACATCTCGCCGATTATTCCGCGCCCCGATTGGTTGAATACTTCGATGAGAATCCCTGCCTCCGCTATGGCCTGATGGAGCGCAAGATGGACGCGCTGAAGAGTATGCCTCAGGCTGCCGCCGGAAAGCTGGAACGGGACAGGGCCTTGGGTGTGACCGTCGAGGCACAGTACACTGTTGGGGAGTACGACATCCTGATCCTCTCGGCCAAAGAGAGCGCCGGGCTCGAAACCTGGCTGACGGAAAACGGCTACCGCATTCCGACCGGCGCCTCCTCCGTGTTGCACAGTTATCTCAAACAAGGCCTGAAGTTCTTTGTGGCAAAGGTCAATCTCACAGAGCAAGCGAAGCTCGGCTTTACCCACCTCCGGCCGCTCCAGATCGCCTTCGAGTCGCCGAAGTTCGTGCTACCGATCCGTCTCGGCACAGTGAATGCGGATGGTACGCAGGAACTCTTCGTGTACTTCCTGACAAAGCAAGGGCGCGTGGAAACGACGAACTATCGGACTGTGCGCCTGCCGGAAGCGCAGGAGATTCCCTTGTACGTGAAAGACAAGTTCGGCGACTTTTATCGTGACCTGTTTACGCAGCAAGTGAAACGCGAGAATGAACGCGGCGTGTTCCTGGAATATGCCTGGGACATGAACTGGTGCGACCCCTGCGCCGCCAACCCGCTCTCTGCTGAGGAGCTGCGTGGCCTTGGCGTGTTTTGGCAGGACAATGGCGGGAAGATGTTGAGGGGGCAGGCTCAGAACGTCTTCCTCACCAGGCTGCATGTTCGCTATGACGCAATACATTTTCCCGAAGATCTGATCTTCCAGGAAACGTCGGATCGCTCCAACTTCCAAGCCCGCTACATTCTGCGCCATGCCTGGACCGGAACGGATGAGTGTCCCGCCGCTGCGACCTATCGGCAACAACTGCGCGAGCGTTATGAGCGGGAGGCGCAGACACTGGCGACGCTGACCGGTTGGAACATTGGTGACATCCGGAAGGCGATGAACATCGCTGCGTTGCCGACGAGCGACGACACGAAGTGGTATCAGCGGTTATGGAATAATTGA
- a CDS encoding Kdo hydroxylase family protein yields MTPIVTIPLQEWNEQCPVSVQENALCALEEGSVLFFPQLRFVMEETERYLLSPATAAKSKNVSWDVATGTLSGSSLDETATRTLRAMMQRFASSSKNLVLNLFPRYASSISQARTSFRPVEILGRTRSWRKDDTRLHVDSFPSSPVQDKRILRIFCNINPDGRGRFWRLGESFPSVPGRYVSSLSAPLWGSSQLLRLLRITKSRRTAYDHFMLQLHDRMKTDLDYQSGAKQISYDFPPGSTWMAFTDQVSHAAMSGQHLFEQTFYVLVVSMKDPSRSPLRVLERLTGQTLT; encoded by the coding sequence ATGACCCCCATCGTCACCATTCCTTTACAAGAGTGGAATGAACAATGTCCTGTCTCGGTCCAAGAAAACGCACTGTGCGCGCTCGAAGAAGGGAGTGTCTTGTTCTTTCCACAACTCCGCTTCGTCATGGAAGAGACGGAACGGTATCTGCTGTCCCCGGCAACTGCGGCAAAAAGCAAGAATGTCAGCTGGGACGTAGCCACCGGAACGTTGAGCGGGAGCAGCCTTGATGAGACGGCAACGAGAACCTTACGGGCCATGATGCAACGCTTCGCCAGTTCCAGCAAGAATTTGGTCCTGAACCTGTTTCCCCGCTATGCATCAAGCATCAGTCAGGCTCGAACCAGCTTCCGTCCCGTCGAAATCCTTGGACGGACGAGGTCCTGGCGAAAAGACGATACGCGGTTGCATGTCGATAGCTTTCCGTCGTCACCCGTCCAGGACAAGAGGATCCTTCGCATCTTCTGTAACATCAATCCAGACGGACGAGGTCGTTTTTGGAGGCTTGGCGAATCGTTTCCTTCCGTCCCGGGTCGGTATGTTTCGTCTCTATCCGCCCCTCTGTGGGGTAGTAGCCAGCTACTTCGTTTGTTGCGGATTACAAAAAGCCGACGAACCGCGTATGACCATTTCATGTTGCAGTTACACGACCGTATGAAAACAGACTTGGATTACCAGTCCGGGGCAAAGCAGATCTCGTATGATTTCCCGCCGGGCAGCACCTGGATGGCATTCACCGATCAAGTCTCGCACGCGGCTATGAGCGGGCAGCATCTTTTTGAGCAGACTTTTTACGTGCTGGTTGTTTCTATGAAGGACCCGTCGAGGTCGCCATTGCGAGTACTTGAGCGGCTGACAGGTCAAACGCTGACGTGA
- a CDS encoding sigma-70 family RNA polymerase sigma factor, with translation MDRDQILASLRERILAFATSRVSRDHAEDVTQEVLAVLHEKYSHVVELTDLVPLAFQVLRFKMLDAHRKSLRRGEYNQESVEAIPLADPGDDPARQLERKQTVERLLQTMSQLGERCRELFKWKLEGRSFPEIQKLMGQSSVNTIYTWDLRCRRQLLSLMGGSWE, from the coding sequence ATGGATCGTGACCAGATTCTCGCCAGCTTGCGCGAAAGGATTCTGGCGTTCGCGACATCACGAGTATCAAGGGACCACGCGGAAGATGTCACGCAAGAGGTGCTCGCGGTTCTGCATGAGAAATACTCCCATGTGGTCGAACTGACCGATCTGGTTCCTCTCGCTTTCCAGGTCCTCCGGTTCAAAATGCTGGACGCTCACCGCAAGTCACTCCGCCGAGGCGAGTATAATCAGGAATCAGTTGAGGCGATCCCATTGGCCGATCCCGGCGACGATCCGGCCCGGCAACTGGAACGTAAGCAGACGGTCGAGCGGTTGCTTCAGACGATGAGTCAGCTCGGCGAACGCTGTCGTGAACTGTTCAAATGGAAGCTGGAAGGCAGAAGTTTCCCGGAGATTCAGAAGCTGATGGGCCAGAGCTCCGTGAATACGATATATACCTGGGATCTGCGATGCAGAAGGCAGCTGCTCAGTCTGATGGGTGGCTCATGGGAGTGA
- a CDS encoding amidohydrolase family protein has product MENVAQKILIDCHVHLAALPDGDNGCYISPKMLQSLLFRFLLWKHELAPDRPREANQKYLDDLLIELRASRHIQKAVLLGMDGVYDQKGQLDQTHTDFLISNDYVLNTAKTYPKEFLAGVSINPQRHDAIDEVHRCADAGAVLVKVLPNAQQFNPADPRYKPFYRTLVERKLPFLSHVGYEFSLIGKDQSMGDPDRLQLALDEGVTVIAAHACSYGLMLYEKFLPTFHDFAKRYPHFYADISALTLPNRFKTLLHLRRHPEVHDRLLFGTDYPLSVFHLPAWGRVPLGTLRDMARTKNRFDRQVAVCRGLGLGFRSLGDIVAQSRTQRG; this is encoded by the coding sequence ATGGAAAACGTGGCTCAGAAAATCTTGATCGACTGCCACGTGCATCTCGCCGCCCTGCCGGATGGAGATAACGGTTGTTACATCTCGCCAAAGATGCTGCAGAGCCTGTTGTTTCGATTTCTTTTGTGGAAACACGAGCTGGCCCCGGATCGCCCCCGGGAGGCCAATCAGAAATATCTCGATGATCTCCTCATCGAACTGCGCGCATCTCGCCACATTCAGAAAGCCGTTCTGCTCGGCATGGATGGAGTATACGATCAGAAGGGCCAGCTCGATCAGACGCACACGGACTTTCTCATCAGCAACGATTACGTCCTCAACACTGCCAAGACCTACCCGAAGGAATTCCTGGCTGGCGTCTCGATCAATCCGCAGCGACACGATGCGATCGACGAGGTCCATCGCTGTGCCGATGCCGGAGCGGTTCTCGTGAAAGTCCTGCCGAATGCCCAACAGTTCAATCCGGCTGATCCACGATACAAACCGTTCTATCGCACGTTGGTCGAACGGAAGCTCCCGTTCCTCAGTCATGTCGGTTATGAATTCAGCCTGATCGGCAAGGACCAATCCATGGGTGATCCGGATCGGTTGCAATTGGCTCTGGACGAGGGTGTAACGGTCATCGCAGCCCATGCTTGCAGCTACGGGTTGATGCTGTACGAGAAATTTCTCCCGACGTTTCATGATTTCGCAAAACGCTATCCGCATTTCTATGCCGACATCTCAGCGCTCACGCTGCCGAACCGTTTCAAAACGCTGCTTCATCTCCGCCGGCATCCGGAAGTGCACGACCGGCTTCTCTTCGGCACGGATTATCCTCTCTCAGTGTTTCATCTGCCCGCCTGGGGGCGTGTGCCGCTCGGCACGCTTCGTGACATGGCTCGTACAAAGAACCGGTTTGACCGTCAAGTGGCAGTCTGCCGAGGCTTGGGGCTCGGCTTCCGGTCGCTTGGCGACATTGTCGCGCAATCCAGGACACAGCGAGGATAG